The Anopheles merus strain MAF chromosome 2L, AmerM5.1, whole genome shotgun sequence genome has a segment encoding these proteins:
- the LOC121594807 gene encoding uncharacterized protein LOC121594807 has protein sequence MAGIKPNVYAVIVTSVGFLCLVISATAVGVPVWAYYEGRGIEDRGYFGPWQKCQVLSYRERCGDIGRFKPDAVVFVSGLLAVGGCALFGIFCILSIIQIAMISSRDRVCMSYKALVLLKLVATILAAGLSIAAAILFALQTDDYARGYQITRGISFYLQILVTALSLALLALAAYDRILTNRPDGDPTMLSNATANGRGGAGARTGSTYNNPGFRETSHNPNGIAVTDSSGRPYSSGMNGSMQSVNTTVTTVSNGSTIGSGSVTRTPLRSSLKKPRPPNSTTDGLGIRNPGYSGGNQSPRMQRNGSVKKVRIQTHSTDV, from the exons atgGCGGGAATTAAGCCGAACGTTTACGCCGTGATAGTGACCTCGGTGGGATTCCTCTGTCTGGTCATCAGTGCGACAGCCGTCGGCGTGCCGGTATGGGCGTACTACGAGGGCCGTGGAATAG AGGATCGTGGCTATTTCGGTCCCTGGCAAAAGTGCCAGGTGCTCAGCTATCGGGAACGGTGCGGTGATATTGGACGCTTCAAACCGGACG CCGTCGTGTTCGTGAGCGGACTGCTGGCGGTCGGCGGATGCGCCCTATTCGGCATCTTCTGTATCCTGAGCATCATCCAGATAGCGATGATATCGTCCCGCGATCGCGTCTGCATGAGCTACAAAGCACTCGTCCTGCTCAAGCTGGTCGCCACCATACTGGCGGCCGGTCTGTCGATAGCGGCCGCCATCCTGTTCGCGCTGCAGACCGATGACTACGCCCGCGGCTACCAGATCACCCGGGGGATCTCCTTCTATCTGCAAATTCTTGTCACCGCGCTGTCGCTTGCCCTGCTTGCGCTGGCCGCGTACGATCGCATCCTGACGAACCGGCCCGATGGTGATCCGACGATGCTGTCGAACGCTACCGCTAATGGACGAGGAGGAGCAGGGGCTCGCACCGGGTCAACGTACAACAATCCCGGCTTTCGAGAAACATCACACAATCCAAATG GCATTGCAGTGACGGATTCATCCGGACGGCCGTACTCCTCCGGCATGAACGGTAGCATGCAGTCGGTCAACACCACCGTCACGACCGTCTCGAACGGTTCGACGATCGGGTCCGGGTCGGTGACGAGGACGCCGCTACGATCGAGCCTTAAGAAGCCCCGCCCGCCCAACTCGACCACGGACGGGTTGGGTATCCGCAATCCGGGCTACTCCGGCGGCAATCAGTCGCCACGGATGCAGCGCAACGGTAGCGTTAAGAAGGTGCGCATTCAAACGCACAGCACAGATGTTTAG
- the LOC121594803 gene encoding vitellogenic carboxypeptidase-like, translated as MAQKGHLFLLLSLLIVSTSGLFINPYEKLWPCNATARFASSSNKGNNGEPLLLTPYIEQGRIAEGQKAARVEHSRIRGFESYAGFLTVDKRFNSNLYFWYFPAKANRTTAPLVLWLQGGPGASSLFGLFEENGPFRITADLQAEERPHSWYENHNLLYIDNPVGTGFSFTDSEAGYARNQVQIGEELYSAVVQFLKLFPDLQTRPFYITGESYAGKYVPALGYTIHQKNGNSSNPWVKLAGMAIGNGYSDPVNQLNYGEYLYQLGLIDGNALERFEQDEQAVAACIAKGNYRCAFEIMDDLLDGDANGGGSFFRNVSGFETYYNYLHTAEDPSDAVPLVAFLNLDETRRALHVGDQPFHDLDETNLVERYLEQDVFESVAPWIAELLQHYRIMFYNGQLDIICAYPMMVNYLQMLQFDGANYYRSVARGTLEFDGEIAAYFKLAFGLVEVLVRDAGHMVPRDQPKWAHRLITAFTHPGSVVGFV; from the coding sequence ATGGCCCAAAAAGGACACCTGTTTCTTCTGCTAAGCTTGCTCATTGTATCCACCAGCGGATTGTTCATCAATCCTTACGAAAAACTTTGGCCCTGTAATGCAACAGCACGATTTGCATCTTCATCAAACAAAGGCAACAATGGTGAGCCGCTGCTGCTGACACCGTACATCGAGCAGGGACGCATCGCGGAAGGTCAAAAAGCGGCACGGGTCGAGCACAGCCGCATCCGTGGGTTCGAATCGTATGCCGGCTTTCTCACCGTGGACAAGCGCTTCAATTCCAACCTCTACTTCTGGTACTTCCCGGCGAAAGCGAACCGCACCACGGCACCGCTCGTGCTCTGGCTGCAAGGCGGTCCGGGCGCTTCGTCCCTGTTCGGGCTGTTCGAGGAGAATGGCCCGTTCCGTATCACGGCCGACCTGCAGGCGGAAGAGCGACCGCACTCCTGGTACGAAAACCATAATCTGCTGTACATCGACAATCCGGTTGGGACGGGCTTTAGCTTCACCGACAGTGAGGCCGGGTACGCCCGCAACCAGGTGCAGATCGGCGAAGAGCTGTACTCGGCTGTGGTGCAGTTTTTGAAGCTTTTCCCCGACCTGCAAACCCGTCCGTTCTACATTACCGGCGAATCGTACGCGGGCAAGTATGTTCCCGCGCTGGGCTACACGATTCATCAGAAAAATGGCAACTCATCGAACCCCTGGGTGAAGCTGGCCGGTATGGCGATCGGCAACGGGTACAGCGATCCGGTCAATCAGCTCAACTACGGCGAGTACCTGTACCAGCTAGGACTGATCGACGGCAATGCGCTGGAACGGTTCGAGCAGGACGAGCAAGCGGTTGCGGCCTGTATTGCCAAGGGCAACTATCGCTGCGCGTTCGAGATCATGGACGATCTGCTCGATGGCGATGCGAACGGCGGTGGTTCGTTCTTCCGCAACGTGAGCGGCTTCGAGACGTACTACAACTATCTGCACACGGCCGAGGACCCGTCCGATGCGGTGCCGCTGGTTGCGTTTCTAAATCTCGACGAAACGAGACGCGCTCTGCACGTCGGCGATCAGCCGTTTCACGATCTGGACGAAACGAACCTGGTCGAACGGTACCTGGAGCAGGACGTGTTCGAGAGCGTCGCGCCGTGGATAGcggagctgctgcagcactaTCGCATCATGTTCTACAACGGCCAGCTCGACATTATCTGCGCGTACCCAATGATGGTCAACTATCTGCAAATGCTGCAGTTCGACGGGGCCAACTACTATCGCAGCGTGGCGCGCGGCACACTCGAGTTTGACGGGGAAATTGCCGCCTACTTTAAGCTGGCATTCGGGCTGGTGGAAGTGTTGGTGCGCGATGCGGGCCACATGGTGCCGCGCGATCAACCGAAATGGGCCCACCGGCTGATAACGGCGTTCACCCATCCGGGCTCGGTGGTTGGGTTCGTTTAG
- the LOC121594804 gene encoding uncharacterized protein LOC121594804 — protein MAELHTIICGPQNNTGLTAVLPKLLAQEKLCDVTLVCSGGNVKAHQIILSAGSSYFEDMFVQNPHPHPIVHLPNVEVNDMRNMVKFIYHGELTLPKNDLPDFILKAQSFQVRRLLGVKYMHFVKRSEYIMGNLSGDEDSVQISISELLETNGNYPTPECNIVDNAHKTLHVVPDVVIQRYGNITEVDGHLEDSMDDQENCYIGVEDLQHQVDQSGEIASTPEEGTIFATEEMELYVGNDLPTDTTRFLESIERPGTSDQDQTTLQNSPEDPTKQPGTSNQAQTSPQLNPGDVNFFVDLSRNIETMHQGESIQLPDEPVTTNSTVLPPNFVIGRNETSVSNPSSSRTFERPVPSEQQIRIPPIAYRRASHTVVSSTQAKNTLFGMRNRQVSVGYDFAPISMTTVLGKHSVRAQMNQAFEQVSDTHSRCKICNQLVRLTNRHYITHFPSFFICTLCPAIYKKRATLSTHYKLKHPELTSERM, from the coding sequence atggCCGAACTACATACAATAATTTGTGGACCACAAAACAACACCGGCTTAACAGCCGTGTTGCCGAAATTGCTTGCGCAAGAAAAATTGTGCGATGTAACCCTGGTGTGCAGTGGAGGAAATGTCAAGGCACACCAGATTATTCTATCTGCCGGGAGTTCTTACTTTGAGGATATGTTCGTCCAAAATCCGCATCCCCACCCCATCGTGCACTTGCCCAACGTGGAGGTAAATGATATGCGAAACATGGTTAAATTTATATACCATGGCGAGCTAACCTTGCCCAAGAATGATTTGCCTGACTTCATCTTGAAGGCGCAGAGCTTCCAGGTTCGTAGGTTGCTCGGAGTGAAGTACATGCACTTTGTGAAACGTTCGGAGTATATCATGGGGAATTTGAGCGGTGACGAGGACTCGGTCCAGATATCGATAAGCGAGTTGCTTGAAACAAACGGCAACTACCCCACGCCAGAATGCAACATTGTAGATAATGCACACAAAACTCTTCATGTAGTACCAGACGTTGTAATTCAACGCTACGGAAACATCACGGAAGTAGATGGACACTTAGAGGATAGTATGGATGATCAGGAGAATTGTTATATCGGTGTGGAGGATTTGCAGCATCAAGTTGACCAAAGCGGGGAGATAGCTTCCACTCCCGAGGAAGGAACGATTTTTGCTACAGAAGAAATGGAATTGTACGTCGGAAATGACCTTCCAACGGATACAACTCGTTTTCTGGAGAGCATCGAACGACCAGGGACTTCCGACCAAGatcaaacaacattgcaaAATAGTCCTGAAGATCCGACCAAACAACCAGGGACCTCGAATCAAGCTCAAACGTCTCCACAACTCAACCCAGGAGACGTCAACTTCTTTGTTGATCTTTCTAGAAACATTGAAACCATGCACCAGGGCGAAAGCATTCAGTTACCAGATGAGCCCGTTACCACCAACTCGACTGTGCTTCCACCAAACTTCGTTATAGGACGAAATGAAACGAGCGTTTCCAATCCTTCCAGCTCGCGAACGTTCGAAAGGCCTGTACCATCGGAGCAACAGATTCGCATTCCGCCGATCGCATACCGCCGCGCAAGCCATACGGTAGTCTCATCCACACAGGCGAAAAATACGTTGTTTGGAATGAGGAACAGACAAGTGTCCGTCGGATATGACTTTGCCCCGATTTCAATGACTACTGTTCTGGGAAAGCATAGCGTGCGCGCACAAATGAATCAAGCGTTTGAGCAGGTATCAGATACCCACAGCCGGTGCAAGATTTGCAACCAACTGGTCAGACTTACTAACAGGCACTACATAACACACTTCCCGAGTTTTTTCATCTGTACGTTGTGCCCGGCTATTTACAAGAAAAGGGCAACCTTGTCCACACACTATAAGCTCAAGCATCCGGAGTTGACATCGGAACGGATGTAG
- the LOC121594812 gene encoding uncharacterized protein LOC121594812, whose protein sequence is MFRSLLAPFNKCCFGSSEDAAEDEPQAHDDLTQAVPAIIQVDEITPSRPKRMREDEGDNLSVAGCVEMRNWHKDQKQESPIAQHAAVPEGQSIHKKLKPSEEFEMVEMQPGKVATLATENISTSATVAQDANAEE, encoded by the exons ATGTTCCGTTCACTGTTGGCACCTTTTAACAAATGCTGCTTCGGAAGCTCGGAGGATGCCGCCGAAGATGAGCCACAGGCGCATGATGATTTGACTCAAGCGGTACCAGC AATCATTCAAGTCGATGAAATCACACCTTCCAGACCGAAACGCATGCGGGAAGATGAAGGGGACAATTTGAGCGTAGCTGGTTGCGTCGAAATGCGCAATTGGCACAAAGATCAAAAACAGGAATCTCCCATTGCGCAACATGCTGCCGTTCCGGAAGGCCAATCTATTCACAAGAAACTCAAACCGTCGGAAGAATTCGAAATGGTGGAAATGCAGCCTGGCAAAGTAGCGACGTTGGCGACCGAGAACATCTCGACGTCGGCGACGGTTGCGCAGGATGCCAATGCGGAAGAGTGA
- the LOC121594809 gene encoding uncharacterized protein LOC121594809 — MPTFRRKWLNFAPHCTVGAKCCRRLNVGNLFDARSSIVLKRQTGMYRNDNRSLKTVSCRCSYDRKELIRSISLQQATPKVARTIEEMFSRLESWLAKQRAKCNNFSWSHCARPDRAASAEFSFTGYRNWTPEARHNSLPRRQFTNFLSERNISEEGEQTMLKKLLKEHGLYNKHQTIHQRRRLKYLLELEQRTLSPHDDTALMSGSLIASANNNRTCPIEVHSMPFHCPRLVTGDATCCATSTAGSPKKVRRVASLPSLASTKDSNPRPENPVNASHPTIAREAQERDKSKCLKTISWKNSASSDTPSTIETAV, encoded by the exons ATGCCTACATTCAGGCGTAAATGGCTTAATTTCGCGCCACACTGCACAGTGGGAGCGAAATGTTGCCGGCGCCTCAATGTAGGCAATTTGTTCGACGCACGATCAAGCATTGTTTTGAAGCGGCAAACAGGAATGTACAGGAATGATAATCGCTCGCTTAAAACGGTGTCGTGCAGGTGCTCGTACGATCGCAAGGAGCTCATTCGATCGATTTCCCTTCAACAAGCAACACCGAAAGTGGCAAGGACGATAGAAGAAATGTTCTCCCGACTCGAGAGCTGGTTAGCTAAGCAGCGGGCAAAGTGCAATAACTTCTCGTGGAGCCATTGTGCACGACCGGACAGGGCAGCGTCTGCTGAGTTTTCGTTCACCGGATACCGAAATTGGACACCCGAAGCACGTCACAACAG CTTACCCAGGCGCCAATTTACAAATTTCTTGTCGGAACGAAATATAAGCGAAGAAGGGGAACAAACAATGTTGAAAAAATTGCTCAAAG AACATGGCCTGTACAACAAACACCAGACAATTCATCAGCGTCGTCGATTGAAATATCTGCTTGAGCTGGAACAGCGTACACTATCACCTCACGACGATACTGCGCTCATGTCCGGCAGCCTAATAGCTTCGGCCAACAATAACCGGACCTGCCCGATTGAGGTTCATTCGATGCCATTTCATTGTCCCCGACTGGTAACAGGTGATGCGACGTGCTGTGCCACCTCAACCGCCGGTTCACCGAAAAAGGTCCGCCGAGTTGCTTCCTTACCGTCTCTCGCGTCAACGAAGGATAGCAATCCTCGGCCGGAAAATCCAGTCAACGCTTCACATCCAACCATCGCACGGGAAGCGCAGGAACGAGATAAGTCCAAATGCCTGAAGACTATTTCATGGAAAAATTCAGCATCCAGCGACACTCCATCCACCATCGAGACGGCTGTATAG
- the LOC121594810 gene encoding iodotyrosine deiodinase 1, which yields MASYLEDLVDYFLSSSALVTYWNYIFPVLVGLYLAISLYDKHRYGRNKKLRITEPAATEKNGSKLDGIEYVGDLEHADYDPLPALEEKPHIPYAGATVTLAQDPLEAAERFYAIANNRRSVRKFSSRPVDVAIVERCIRAAGTAPSGAHTEPWTFCLVSDPSIKASVREIIEAEEFVNYTQRMAKQWVTDLRPIRTNHVKEYLTEAPHLVLVFKQTYGYKVDGDATAKKQHYYNEISTSIATGMLLCAFQCAGLSSLVTTPLNCGPALRTLLERPPNEKLLVLLPVGYPADDCTVPDLQRKPLEDILVRY from the exons ATGGCCTCCTATCTGGAGGATTTAGTCGACTATTTCCTCAGCAGCTCGGCGCTCGTAACCTACTGGAACTACATCTTCCCCGTGCTGGTGGGTCTGTATCTGGCGATCTCCCTGTACGACAAGCATCGGTACGGACGGAACAAGAAGCTGAGAATTACGGAACCGGCGGCAACAGAGAAGAATGGCAGCAAGCTGGACGGTATCGAGTATGTTGGAG ATCTGGAACATGCTGACTACGACCCACTGCCTGCACTGGAGGAAAAACCACACATCCCGTACGCCGGTGCAACGGTCACACTAGCCCAGGACCCATTAGAGGCAGCCGAAAGGTTCTACGCCATCGCCAACAATCGGCGCAGTGTGCGCAAGTTTAGCTCCCGCCCGGTGGACGTGGCCATCGTGGAGCGGTGCATCCGGGCGGCCGGTACAGCGCCAAGCGGTGCCCACACCGAACCGTGGACCTTCTGTCTCGTGTCCGACCCTTCGATCAAGGCGAGTGTGCGCGAGATCATCGAGGCCGAGGAGTTCGTCAACTACACGCAGCGAATGGCCAAACAGTGGGTGACCGATCTGCGGCCCATTCGTACGAACCACGTGAAGGAGTACCTGACCGAGGCGCCCCATCTGGTGCTGGTGTTCAAGCAGACGTACGGCTACAAGGTGGATGGGGACGCCACGGCCAAAAAGCAGCACTACTACAACGAAATATCGACCTCGATCGCGACCGGCATGCTGCTGTGCGCGTTCCAGTGTGCCGGGTTGAGCTCGCTCGTTACCACGCCGCTCAACTGTGGCCCTGCCCTGCGCACCCTGCTCGAGCGGCCACCGAACGAgaagctgctggtgctgctgcccgtCGGCTACCCGGCGGACGACTGTACCGTGCCGGATCTGCAGCGGAAACCGCTGGAAGACATCCTGGTGCGCTATTGA
- the LOC121594815 gene encoding CCAAT/enhancer-binding protein gamma has protein sequence MPPKRKSTTDEEDDEYRRKRDRNNQAVKRSRVKSKMKTEETQQRVNDLRLKNQLLEDKIDNQKKELKFLKELFITQAQAKADKLVGINLNELLQDDDNDDNDEDEGEPSKKRAKEQSKGEGSSKSRSRR, from the exons ATGCCACCGAAAAGAAAGTCCACCACCGACGAGGAAGACGATGAGTATCGTCGCAAGCGGGACCGTAACAATCAG GCCGTCAAGCGCAGCCGGGTAAAGTCTAAAATGAAGACAGAAGAGACGCAGCAGCGTGTGAACGATTTGCGGCTCAAGAACCAGCTGCTGGAAGACAAAATTGACAACCAGAAGAAGGAGCTGAAATTTCTGAAGGAGCTGTTCATCACACAGGCGCAAGCCAAGGCGGACAAGCTTGTCGGTATCAATCTGAACGAGCTGCTCCAGGACGATGATAACGACGAtaacgacgaagacgaagggGAGCCCAGCAAAAAACGCGCCAAGGAACAGTCGAAGGGGGAGGGTAGTAGTAAGAGCAGATCGCGAAGGTAA
- the LOC121594798 gene encoding CCAAT/enhancer-binding protein zeta has translation MAIGGGKFKKKSDKKRYFEQQADESATPEPQPSEVPARPAKIVFDDEGEQRVVPIDYTAGETGTSSRATGARRKKAHADGEDDDHEGDDDEEEDQLTRLWYNNFEPYNLVGEMVDMKDAELAELRNICKVAFEAECRARKRYDPSDAKWLLSALEKGTLRDRANAGALLVQTNPFCHLHALDTLVGMVKPSNKGFLDVVEVLTELMLKSLMPTHRKLITLPMRGTDWKNVQKLQTLEKPIRDQIYAHWHFEDQLREHYFAFVTNLSTILHTGQEPAKLKVIGYVAKLFSNVPELERLLLTALVNKLGDPLRPVASKVLYHLQQIVRRHSAMALIITGEVEKLLFRNNVAPMAQYYSLSFLAAIGSFGDFPTCQKMINICFSYFKILTEKGEINSRTMQSILTCLRKAIANVKRDVDLAEVVEPGLLDVMYRMIHLADFPIGCQGLSLLLEITERKGYEQDRFYNALYRKLLDPELASIGPRITNVFFYILHRAMQNDPIPERAQAFVKRLLQVAFYFPAARLCGALIVVSKVLRKRKVLLKDGQTPPDVDALEEVAVEEPKEDLDDLEEDVEGKQDVSKQAENKAHRAPTRYDAFRRASEFAGAQYTLRYELVRYRSHFHPTVRKFAESILANSALTYYGDPLQDFSLGRFLDRFAFKNPKKPKTVKDENGEERLRPQIPGVAMRKSDYAPVGFRALPVNSLTKDKCAEDDEFILKFLEQKRLRLQRAQERKKAKGGDDEDEDSDVDSLNDDEFDAYLDQLGVPGGTGQDADMDGGNEVDFMQELEQELAKERKGKHSAGKKSGKNDEDDEDGLDDWDFVDDEDDDDGAEGDDDSDDDRPRKIRRDGDVREDDGEFSDGGSISLEEDEDEDFDMADLDDDNDNDDIGSDDDAVDEPMPKKRKKLSAKSTGMVSQREFARKLKTSDVNSLFAAADDFSELLEGNVDPLGRDGRGADKKKGGGGMMKKASKRQFEAHGTEAEVFNQDASSMKQLAWEASRFSDHRRGGGKRFGGRGGGAGRTNFQKRGGGGGRGRGGGKKFVGGGRGGGRPMGRK, from the exons ATGGCGATCGGCGGAGGAaagtttaaaaagaaaagcgacAAAAAGCGCTACTTTGAGCAGCAGGCGGACGAATCAGCAACACCAGAGCCACAGCCGAGTGAAGTGCCAGCCCGTCCGGCCAAAATCGTCTTCGACGACGAAGGTGAGCAACGCGTGGTGCCGATTGATTACACGGCTGGCGAAACCGGCACATCATCGCGTGCTACCGGTGCGAGGCGCAAGAAGGCACATGCGGACGGTGAAGATGACGACCACGAGGGTGACgatgatgaggaggaggaccAGCTGACCAGGTTGTGGTACAACAACTTCGAACCATACAATCTGGTCGGCGAGATGGTGGACATGAAGGATGCGGAATTGGCGGAGCTGCGCAACATCTGCAAGGTGGCATTCGAGGCCGAGTGCCGGGCCCGCAAGCGGTACGATCCGTCCGATGCAAAGTGGCTGCTGAGCGCGCTGGAAAAGGGTACGCTGCGGGACAGGGCCAACGCAGGGGCGCTGCTGGTGCAGACGAACCCGTTCTGCCATCTGCACGCGCTCGACACGCTGGTCGGCATGGTGAAACCGTCGAACAAGGGCTTCCTGGACGTGGTCGAGGTGCTGACCGAGCTGATGCTGAAATCGTTGATGCCCACCCATCGCAAGCTGATCACGCTGCCGATGCGCGGTACGGACTGGAAGAACGTGCAGAAGCTGCAAACGCTGGAGAAGCCCATCCGGGACCAGATTTACGCCCACTGGCACTTTGAGGACCAGCTGCGCGAGCACTACTTCGCGTTCGTCACCAATCTGTCCACCATCCTGCACACCGGCCAGGAGCCGGCCAAGCTGAAGGTGATCGGCTATGTGGCGAAGCTGTTCAGCAACGTGCCGGAGCTGGagcggctgctgctgacggCGCTGGTCAACAAGCTGGGCGATCCGTTGCGCCCGGTCGCGTCAAAGGTGCTGTACCACCTGCAGCAGATCGTGCGGCGCCACAGCGCGATGGCACTCATAATTACGGGCGAGGTGGAGAAGCTGCTGTTCCGCAACAATGTCGCCCCGATGGCGCAGTACTATTCGCTCTCGTTTCTCGCCGCGATAGGTTCGTTCGGCGACTTTCCGACCTGCCAGAAGATGATCAACATTTGCTTCTCGTACTTTAAAATTCTCACCGAAAAGGGTGAAATCAACTCGCGCACAATGCAGTCCATCCTGACCTGTCTGCGGAAAGCGATCGCGAACGTAAAGCGGGATGTCGATCTGGCGGAGGTGGTCGAACCGGGGCTGCTGGACGTTATGTACCGGATGATCCATCTGGCGGACTTTCCGATCGGTTGCCAGGgactgtcgctgctgctggaaattACCGAGCGCAAGGGGTACGAGCAGGACCGGTTCTATAATGCGCTGTACAGGAAGCTGCTCGATCCGGAGCTCGCGTCCATCGGGCCGCGCATAACGAACGTGTTCTTTTACATACTTCACCGGGCGATGCAGAACGATCCCATCCCGGAGCGGGCGCAAGCATTCGTGAAGCGGCTGCTGCAGGTTGCGTTCTACTTTCCGGCCGCGCGGCTTTGCGGTGCGCTGATCGTGGTCAGCAAGGTGCTGCGCAAGCGCAAGGTTTTGCTGAAGGACGGACAAACGCCTCCGGACGTCGATGCGCTCGAGGAGGTTGCTGTGGAAGAGCCGAAGGAAGATTTAGACGACCTGGAGGAGGACGTCGAGGGGAAGCAGGACGTAAGCAAACAAGCCGAGAACAAGGCACATCGTGCGCCAACGCGTTACGATGCGTTCAGACGGGCGTCGGAGTTTGCGGGCGCCCAGTACACGCTCCGGTACGAGCTGGTACGATATCGGTCACACTTCCATCCCACGGTGCGAAAGTTCGCCGAGAGCATTCTTGCGA ATTCAGCTCTGACGTACTACGGCGATCCGCTGCAGGACTTTTCGCTCGGCCGCTTCCTGGACCGGTTTGCGTTTAAAAATCCGAAAAAGCCCAAAACagtgaaggacgagaatgggGAGGAACGACTGCGCCCGCAGATTCCCGGAGTGGCCATGCGGAAGAGCGACTATGCACCGGTCGGATTCCGTGCCCTGCCAGTCAACTCACTCACCAAGGATAAGTGTGCCGAGGACGATGAGTTCATTCTCAA GTTTCTGGAGCAGAAGCGACTTCGCCTCCAGCGTGCCCAAGAGCGCAAAAAGGCCAAGGGCGGGGATGATGAAGACGAGGATTCGGACGTGGATTCGCTTAACGACGATGAGTTCGATGCCTACCTGGACCAGCTCGGTGTGCCGGGCGGCACGGGCCAAGATGCCGATATGGACGGTGGGAACGAGGTTGACTTCATGCAGGAGCTCGAACAGGAGCTGGCCAAGGAACGCAAGGGTAAGCATTCGGCAGGAAAAAAGTCTGGCAAGAACGACGAGGACGATGAAGATGGGCTGGACGATTGGGACTTTGTGGACGATgaggacgatgacgatggtgcAGAGGGCGATGATGATTCGGATGACGATCGTCCACGAAAGATTCGTCGCGATGGTGATGTGCGTGAGGATGATGGCGAGTTTAGCGACGGGGGCAGCATATCACTCGAGGAAGATGAGGATGAAGATTTCGATATGGCCGACTtggatgatgataatgataatgatgatattGGGTCGGATGATGACGCGGTCGACGAGCCGATGCCGAAGAAACGCAAGAAGCTGTCCGCTAAGTCGACGGGCATGGTGAGCCAGCGTGAGTTCGCGCGCAAGCTGAAGACGTCCGATGTGAACTCGCTGTTCGCGGCAGCCGATGACTTTTCCGAGCTGCTGGAAGGCAACGTTGATCCGTTGGGTAGGGATGGACGCGGTGCCGACAAGAAGAAGGGTGGCGGTGGAATGATGAAAAAGGCAAGCAAACGACAGTTTGAGGCGCACGGTACGGAGGCCGAGGTTTTCAATCAGGATGCGTCGTCGATGAAACAGCTTGCCTGGGAAGCGTCACGGTTTAGTGATCATAGACGAGGCGGCGGAAAGCGTTTCGGTGGCCGAGGTGGAGGAGCTGGTAGGACAAATTTCCAGAAgcgcggcggcggtggtggacgGGGTAGAGGAGGTGGTAAGAAGTTTGTTGGAGGTGGCCGGGGAGGTGGAAGGCCCATGGGACGGAAGTAG